In Camelina sativa cultivar DH55 chromosome 16, Cs, whole genome shotgun sequence, a single window of DNA contains:
- the LOC104752194 gene encoding uncharacterized protein LOC104752194 isoform X1 yields the protein MSFGSLVLPSPPSSFSATLKPFNGYGRLHLHLVRASSSDVPDFLSADWLESRRKRPFGPRLDFSAEDAVRHQLDALKYNVHPRDDYGIEVMYRFAGFDPFERSTYFGPFFDLGQFERFRRIFHHSSYRVLLGHKDRKILSSLFVEENRFKQRIWIQGNRPEEEEIFEFTMFQRIGGSWDGYWLTESLLHDGDVFSGGLAY from the exons ATGTCGTTTGGGTCTCTCGTCCTTCCATCTCCACCTTCATCCTTTTCTGCTACGCTCAAGCCTTTCAATGGCTACGGAAGGCTCCATCTTCATCTCGtgcgagcttcttcttctgatgttCCCGATTTCCTCTCTGCCGATTG GTTGGAGAGCCGTAGGAAACGACCGTTTGGCCCGAGACTTGAT TTTAGTGCTGAAGACGCTGTTCGACATCAGCTTGATGCATTGAAGTATAATGTCCATCCTCGTGATGATTATGGCATTGAGGTCATGTATCGG TTTGCTGGATTCGATCCATTCGAGAGATCCACCTATTTTGGTCCTTTCTTTGATCTTGGACAG TTTGAGAGGTTTAGGCGTATTTTTCATCACTCGTCTTACCGTGTGTTGCTTGGTCACAAGGACAGGAAAATCTTAAGCAGTTTGTTCGTGGAAGAg AATCGTTTCAAGCAGAGGATATGGATTCAGGGAAATCGacctgaggaagaagagatatttGAATTCACAATGTTCCAG CGGATAGGCGGTTCATGGGATGGTTATTGGTTGACGGAAAGCTTGCTTCATGACGGAGATGTATTTTCAGGAGGGTTGGCTTACTGA
- the LOC104752194 gene encoding uncharacterized protein LOC104752194 isoform X2 yields the protein MSFGSLVLPSPPSSFSATLKPFNGYGRLHLHLVRASSSDVPDFLSADWLESRRKRPFGPRLDFSAEDAVRHQLDALKYNVHPRDDYGIEFAGFDPFERSTYFGPFFDLGQFERFRRIFHHSSYRVLLGHKDRKILSSLFVEENRFKQRIWIQGNRPEEEEIFEFTMFQRIGGSWDGYWLTESLLHDGDVFSGGLAY from the exons ATGTCGTTTGGGTCTCTCGTCCTTCCATCTCCACCTTCATCCTTTTCTGCTACGCTCAAGCCTTTCAATGGCTACGGAAGGCTCCATCTTCATCTCGtgcgagcttcttcttctgatgttCCCGATTTCCTCTCTGCCGATTG GTTGGAGAGCCGTAGGAAACGACCGTTTGGCCCGAGACTTGAT TTTAGTGCTGAAGACGCTGTTCGACATCAGCTTGATGCATTGAAGTATAATGTCCATCCTCGTGATGATTATGGCATTGAG TTTGCTGGATTCGATCCATTCGAGAGATCCACCTATTTTGGTCCTTTCTTTGATCTTGGACAG TTTGAGAGGTTTAGGCGTATTTTTCATCACTCGTCTTACCGTGTGTTGCTTGGTCACAAGGACAGGAAAATCTTAAGCAGTTTGTTCGTGGAAGAg AATCGTTTCAAGCAGAGGATATGGATTCAGGGAAATCGacctgaggaagaagagatatttGAATTCACAATGTTCCAG CGGATAGGCGGTTCATGGGATGGTTATTGGTTGACGGAAAGCTTGCTTCATGACGGAGATGTATTTTCAGGAGGGTTGGCTTACTGA
- the LOC104752193 gene encoding potassium channel AKT6-like, which translates to MEKKKVWFWGVKDDEEDGGGRAKDAEDEVADHLSRDGTMSQYSLSKGLLPPLGASALSSRDVILRRFIVSPFDPRYRAWETFLVFLVLYTAWASPFEFGFLQKPRAPLSILDNIVNGFFAVDIILTFFVAFLDKVTYLLIDDPKKIAWRYTSTWLAFDVVSTFPYESFGSLLHESIQGYGIFSMLRLWRLRRVSNCFARLEKDRKYSYFWVRCTKLLLVTLFVIHCGACFLYSIASHYPDPSKTFIALTDENWKQSPIAVRYNTAMYWSITTFSTTGYGDIHGVNSREMTFILCYMVFNLGLLAYIIGNMTNLVVHVTGRTRKFRDTIQAASGFGQRNNLPVRLQDQMVAHLCLRYRTDSEGLQQQEIIDSLPKAIRSSISHYLFYEVVDKIYLFHGISNDLLFQLVTEMKAEYFPPKEDVILQNEAPTDFYILVTGAVDIIARVNGVEQVVSEVQRGSVFGEVGVLCYRPQLFTVRTKRLSQLLRLNRTVLLNLVQANVGDGAIIMNNLLQHLNDSEDPVMKGILADTEHMLAQGKMDLPLSLCFAADRGDDLLLHQLLRRGSSPNEIDKDGRTALHIAASKGSHYCAVLLLENGADPNIRDSEGNVPLWEAIIGRHSGIAKLLAENGAKLSLDSVSYFACLAVERNSLDILKDILKYGGDVTLPDGNGTTALHRAVSEEHLEIVKFLLDQGADLDRPDSYGWTPRGLAEHQGHEDIKTLFHDHRPVEKKPKPVPGIPQVPVTGKPLMKYSSEPTMHSGEMPLVREGGQVVVSQRRKLNNFRNSLFGFISAANTADDGGEPSRSPAVPIGGGGGGGGSMFYPARVTISSPENNGGKVILLPNSMEELLEIGEKKMGFVPTKVLTREGAEIDDITLIRDGDFLILSRDP; encoded by the exons atggagaagaagaaggtatggTTTTGGGGTGTGAAGGACGACgaagaagatggaggaggaAGAGCCAAGGACGCAGAGGATGAAGTAGCTGACCATTTGTCTCGAGATGGAACCATGAGTCAGTATAGCCTTAGCAAAggccttcttcctcctcttggAGCCAGCGCTCTTTCCTCTCGTGATGTCATCCTCCGTCGCTTCATCGTCTCTCCCTTCGATCCCCGTTACAG agcGTGGGAGacgtttttggtgtttttggtgCTCTACACAGCTTGGGCGTCGCCTTTTGAATTTGGGTTTCTGCAAAAGCCAAGAGCACCTCTCAGTATTCTCGATAACATTGTCAACGGGTTTTTCGCTGTTGATATTATCTTGACGTTTTTTGTTGCCTTTTTAGACAAGGTAACTTATCTCCTTATCGATGATCCAAAGAAGATAGCTTGGAGATATACGTCGACTTGGCTTGCTTTTGATGTGGTTTCCACATTTCCTTACGAAAGTTTCGGGAGTTTGCTTCATGAGAGTATTCAGGGTTATGGAATTTTTAGTATGCTTCGTCTGTGGCGTCTTCGGAGGGTCAGTAATTGTTTTGCCAG GTTAGAGAAAGATAGGAAATACAGCTACTTTTGGGTTCGCTGCACGAAGCTTCTCCTT GTTACTCTATTTGTGATTCATTGTGGTGCTTGCTTCCTTTATTCCATTGCTTCACATTATCCAGACCCTTCCAAGACATTTATTGCATTAACAGATGAAAACTGGAAACAGTCTCCTATTGCGGTGCGGTATAACACGGCAATGTATTGGTCTATAACTACTTTCTCCACAACAGGTTATGGTGATATACATGGTGTTAACTCAAGAGAGATGACTTTCATTCTTTGCTACATGGTTTTTAATCTTGGATTATTAGCATATATAATTGGTAATATGACCAACTTGGTGGTTCATGTAACCGGCCGCACCAGAAAATTT AGAGATACCATCCAAGCCGCTTCTGGGTTTGGTCAAAGGAACAATCTGCCAGTGCGCTTGCAAGATCAGATGGTGGCTCATTTGTGTTTGAGGTACAGAACTGATTCAGAAGGCTTACAGCAGCAAGAAATCATCGATTCCCTTCCCAAAGCTATTCGCTCCAGCATATCGCATTACCTGTTCTATGAAGTTGTTGACAAAATCTATTTGTTCCATGGAATCTCCAATGATCTTCTTTTCCAGTTG GTTACTGAAATGAAAGCAGAGTATTTTCCTCCCAAAGAAGATGTGATTTTGCAGAATGAAGCACCAACAGACTTCTACATATTGGTGACAGGAGCTGTT GACATAATTGCACGTGTAAATGGAGTGGAGCAG GTAGTTTCTGAAGTACAGAGAGGAAGTGTATTTGGTGAAGTTGGGGTACTATGTTACAGACCGCAGCTGTTTACTGTTCGTACCAAGCGATTGAGTCAGTTGCTTCGTCTGAACCGTACAGTACTCTTAAATCTTGTTCAGGCAAATGTAGGAGATGGAGCAATAATTATGAATAATCTTCTTCAG CATTTAAATGACTCAGAAGATCCAGTGATGAAAGGAATTTTGGCTGATACAGAACACATGTTGGCTCAAGGGAAAATGGATTTACCTCTCAGCTTATGTTTTGCTGCAGACAGAGGAGATGATTTATTGCTGCATCAGTTACTAAGACGAGGCTCAAGCCCTAATGAAATTGATAAAGACGGGCGAACTGCGCTG CATATAGCAGCATCAAAAGGAAGCCATTATTGCGCCGTTTTACTTCTTGAAAATGGAGCAGATCCTAACATTAGAG ATTCAGAAGGTAATGTACCCTTGTGGGAAGCAATCATAGGGAGACATAGCGGAATTGCTAAACTCCTTGCAGAGAACGGAGCAAAGTTAAGCTTAGACTCAGTGAGCTATTTCGCGTGCTTAGCCGTGGAAAGAAACAGCTTAGACATACTCAAAGACATCCTCAAATACGGCGGCGATGTCACACTCCCTGACGGAAACGGAACCACAGCCTTACACAGAGCAGTCTCAGAAGAACACTTGGAGATTGTTAAGTTCTTACTAGACCAAGGTGCTGATTTGGACAGGCCGGATTCTTACGGGTGGACACCTCGTGGTCTTGCCGAGCATCAAGGGCATGAAGATATCAAAACCTTGTTTCATGATCATAGGCCCGTGGAGAAGAAACCGAAACCTGTCCCTGGAATACCTCAGGTTCCTGTGACAGGAAAGCCATTGATGAAGTATAGTAGTGAGCCTACAATGCATTCAGGAGAAATGCCTCTTGTCAGAGAAGGAGGTCAGGTTGTGGTTTCTCAGAGACGCAAACTTAATAACTTCAGAAACTCGCTCTTCGGATTCATTTCAGCTGCAAATACCG cTGATGATGGAGGGGAGCCTTCAAGAAGCCCAGCAGTTCCtataggaggaggaggaggaggaggaggaagtatGTTTTATCCGGCTAGAGTGACCATTAGTTCGCCGGAAAATAACGGTGGAAAAGTGATATTGTTACCGAATTCAATGGAAGAGCTATTGGAAATTGGTGAGAAAAAGATGGGTTTCGTGCCAACTAAAGTACTTACAAGAGAAGGAGCTGAAATTGACGACATCACTCTTATTAGAGATGGTGATTTTCTCATTCTTTCAAGAGATCCTTGA